The following coding sequences are from one Capsicum annuum cultivar UCD-10X-F1 chromosome 3, UCD10Xv1.1, whole genome shotgun sequence window:
- the LOC107863093 gene encoding protein PLASTID TRANSCRIPTIONALLY ACTIVE 7 isoform X1 codes for MAASTLTFSTFSTLQTFPRIAAVENTKRVNFSVRSQFDVQSASNSKNEGRGQRRIWRRRKLMKKDETLDAKMERIPFLEEQVRKIRDGGKLLTMDIHRLLLNEDNRFDFVNEIAAEAKQYVENNRDEYGAKKAILHVLSNRMNDAGVYRAEAYMESDPFKPGPGYLKDELL; via the exons ATGGCAGCATCAACACTCACCTTCAGTACCTTTTCTACTCTACAAACTTTCCCC AGAATTGCAGCAGTTGAAAATACAAAACGCGTGAACTTCTCCGTTCGGTCGCAG tttgatgTGCAGAGTGCGTCGAATTCGAAAAATGAAGGCCGTGGACAAAGGCGAATATGGAGGCGAAGAAAATTG ATGAAAAAGGATGAAACATTAGATGCCAAAATGGAAAGGATTCCATTTCTTGAGGAACAAGTGAGGAAGATTAGGGATGGTGGTAAACTATTGACAATGGACATTCATAGACTATTACTGAACGAGGACAATAGGTTTGATTTTGTCAATGAGATTGCAGCAGAGGCCAAACAATATGTTGAGAACAACCGAGATGAATATGGTGCAAAGAAGGCTATCCTTCATGTGCTTAGTAATCGTATGAATGATGCTGGAGTTTATCGCGCAGAGGCATACATGGAATCTGACCCCTTCAAGCCTGGCCCTGGATATTTGAAAGACGAACTACTGTAG
- the LOC107863093 gene encoding protein PLASTID TRANSCRIPTIONALLY ACTIVE 7 isoform X2: MAASTLTFSTFSTLQTFPRIAAVENTKRVNFSVRSQSASNSKNEGRGQRRIWRRRKLMKKDETLDAKMERIPFLEEQVRKIRDGGKLLTMDIHRLLLNEDNRFDFVNEIAAEAKQYVENNRDEYGAKKAILHVLSNRMNDAGVYRAEAYMESDPFKPGPGYLKDELL; encoded by the exons ATGGCAGCATCAACACTCACCTTCAGTACCTTTTCTACTCTACAAACTTTCCCC AGAATTGCAGCAGTTGAAAATACAAAACGCGTGAACTTCTCCGTTCGGTCGCAG AGTGCGTCGAATTCGAAAAATGAAGGCCGTGGACAAAGGCGAATATGGAGGCGAAGAAAATTG ATGAAAAAGGATGAAACATTAGATGCCAAAATGGAAAGGATTCCATTTCTTGAGGAACAAGTGAGGAAGATTAGGGATGGTGGTAAACTATTGACAATGGACATTCATAGACTATTACTGAACGAGGACAATAGGTTTGATTTTGTCAATGAGATTGCAGCAGAGGCCAAACAATATGTTGAGAACAACCGAGATGAATATGGTGCAAAGAAGGCTATCCTTCATGTGCTTAGTAATCGTATGAATGATGCTGGAGTTTATCGCGCAGAGGCATACATGGAATCTGACCCCTTCAAGCCTGGCCCTGGATATTTGAAAGACGAACTACTGTAG